Below is a genomic region from Vibrio cortegadensis.
CTCTAAAAGACCATCTTTAAGTTCCAATTCAAAAGCGTCACGTAGAACTTGCTGTGCTCGCAGTTTATCCATTTCTTCAATACAGAAACTGATACTGTACTCGGATGAAGATTGCGTAATCAGGACAATAGAAACACCAGCAGAGGACATCGCACCGAAAACACGGCTCGCCATGCCTACCATGCCTTTCATACCTGGGCCCGATACATTAACCATTGTTAGGTTACTTAGCGTGGTGATCCCTTTAATTGCGAGGTTATCTTCACCTGTATCTTGACCAATAAGTGTCCCAGCACCTTGTGGATTAAAACTATTTTTGATTAAGCATGGAATATGGAATTGAGCAATCGGTGCGATGGTTTTAGGGTGCAATACTGAAGCACCAAAATAGGATAACTCCATCGCTTCTTGATAGCTCAGTGATTTTAACAAGCGAGCGTCATCAACCAAGCGAGGGTCACAGTTATAAACACCATCCACGTCCGTCCAGATCTCACAGCAATCTGCACGCAAGCATGCTGCTAATACGGCAGCTGAGTAGTCAGAACCATTACGACCTAAAGTGACTAATTCACCTTTTTCATTACCGGCGGTAAAACCAGGCATAATGCTGACGCTGCCGCTAGGAAGTGGATTCTGACGAAAGTTTTGAGTAGAAACATCAACATCAACCATGGCTTCAAGGTGATCACCTTTGGCAAATAGATATTGAACGGGATCGATCAAGTTGGCAGCTTGCCCTTTTGCCTCTAATACCGCTTTCATTAGCTGAATAGAGATTCGCTCGCCTTTACTGATAATGCGTGCATTAACATGATTTGGGCACATACCCAGTAAGTTAATACCATGCACAAATTGGCGTAGTTGCGATAATGAGGTCTTAACTTGATTATCAAACGCCGTGTTTGCGATATTAGGCAGAACAGCCTTAATGGCGATAAATAGCTCTTGAAATGATGACTCAAGCTCCGCAATTTGCAGATCGGCTTCGCCATTGCGTAAAGCTCCATCGATCACTGCTACTAATTTATTGGTCGTTTTTCCTGGTGCAGATAGAACAACCGCAACCTCTTCCTGTTGAGCATTATTAGCAATGATATCCGCAGCTCGTAAAAAACGATCTGCATCTGCTAACGATGATCCTCCAAACTTTAAAACTCGCATCCCTTTCTCCAAAAATCGTAAAAATGACCTAAAAAAAAGGCCCGTATCTCGTTAGATACAGGCCTTTTTTTGAAAAATTTCGCTTAGCAGCCTGCCCCAACATTTATAATATCGGTAATAATAATGGTGGTGGTCATTACTAGTTGGCTGTTATGAAGCATATGATAATTCTCTATACTCTTTGCGATTGCGTAACTCTACGTTTACCGATTTTACAAACTTTAGTCAATTAAAAACTGATTTTTTTTCATATTTAACTAGAATTATCGGTTGAAAGCTCTTTTTATCGCTTCTAATTAGCTCAAACAAAGCATTGTCAAAGACACATAAGTTAATAACTAATTGCTATATGATTTTTACAGCAATCACTTTTCCATTGTGCTTTAATTAGATTCATAGAGTGAAAGCATGCTCATAAAAATAATAATTTGTGCCGTTAGTACAAAATCAATCAAGGAGTGGATAATGAGATTATTGATCTGTCTATTAACCTTGATTGCGCCTGCTTGTTTCGCAACCACACTTCCACAACTTCCCTCTTCGCTGAATGCCTCTCCGCACCAGTTTTTCCTTTCTAGTGAAAATCAGTTCAACGAAAAATTTGATGTCTGGAACATTGATGGTGGTTACTCATACAATCTATTTAACTCTGTGGATTTGTATGTGGGGGCTCATGTCAATAATTCTGCACTTGGCAGCGATAATGGTTTTCTTAGTGGCGTCAGTTATAAGGTGAGTGAGCGGATCATTGTGAAGAGCACTCTGCGCTCGACAAACGTTGAGATAAATAATGAGAAACAAGGTGTGATGGCTGCTGAGATCTCAAGTCGAATGCGCTTGTCTGACAATCTAGATTTACATGCCACTCTCGATTACCAAGAGTGGCAGCAAGGTATTGAAGTCGGTTTAGGCTTTCGTTTTTAATATACTTCCGTTTTTAAAATGAAAGTAAATCCTTTGATGTGAGTATCCCATTCCAGTCGGAATAAATATAATCACCCGGTTGAATTAACTGATTTTGTATCGTCAGCGTCACCTGCGTATCACCTGCTCCGCGCTTCTCCGTTTTAAATGGGCAACTACCTAACGCTTTAATCCCGAGATCCATTTGAGAGAGCATAGCTACGTCTCTTACAGCACCATAAACAATGATGCCTTCCCAATGATTCTCAATCGCTTTAATCGCTAATTGATCCCCAAGTAACGCTTTTTGGCATGAACCATTGCCGTCAACAAATAACACTTTCCCTTTGCCGTTTTGGTCTAATATATCGCGAACTTTTGAATTATCGTGATAGCACCTTACCGTCACAATCTCGCCCCAAAAGGCATCTCGTTGGCCGAAGTTTTGTAGTGGTAAGTTGAGTAGTGTGACCTTATCTTCATACTGATCACAAATATCAGGGGTTATATCTTTCATCATTCCTCCATGAGTTCAGAAGTCATTATCCCTATAAATTATAGGACTAATAACAACTTTAAATTTTACTACGCCATCATTTTTCACATCTGGCGTCTTTCCTTATCGCAATCCTAGGATAAAAAAAGTCTGTTTTCGGTCAGAGTAGAGCAAAAGCAAAGATCGAAAACTAAAAAATTGGACTGAGGTCAAAACTCGTTAAAACGTCTATAATCTTATTAAGAAATTTACGGTTTCGTTACCTAAGACAAATAACTGTACTCTAAATTCAGAAAAATTTCTTATTGATATTGGTTTCTTATTCTGTATTTTCAATTTATAGAGGCAGTAATATATAATTTAAAACATAAAAAACAGATTAAATTACAGTGCTTTATAGACTAATTATAATTATATCATTAATTAGAAGCTAAATTCATCTCTGAATAAGAGCGCAACTCAAGCTATCATTCAGTCATATTGATACATGTTTTGGATTTTCTGCATACTATTAATATTTGTTACATTTCATCTCTTGATATAAATCAACAAAGTGAATGGAATTAACATTCTAGCATTGTTAGCAAGCTGTTAAGATTATAGAATCCGCTCATTAACTGGCAGAATAATGAAAGACGTAACGGAAACCTCGTTCTTTGGCAACTTTCCATGGATGGCGGATAGCTTAAGTAAGTGTATTTTTGAAAACTTTAGTTTATTATCAAAAAAACATTACCTGTATGTTATATTTTTGCCTAGAATTTATTCTATTAGCACAATTTCGTCACAAATTTAGGTACCGCCAATGCAAACCCCGCAGATTCTTATCGTTGAAGATGAGCAAGTAACTCGTAACACTCTTAAGAGCATTTTTGAAGCAGAAGGATATGCTGTTTTTGAGGCTAGTGATGGTGAAGAGATGCACCAAGTGTTATCTGACAATCAAATTAATTTGGTTATCATGGATATCAACTTACCTGGCAAAAACGGTCTATTACTCGCTCGTGAACTCCGTGAACAAGCAAATGTAGCGTTAATGTTCTTAACGGGTCGTGATAACGAAGTCGACAAGATCCTTGGTCTTGAAATTGGTGCTGATGATTACATCACTAAACCATTCAACCCACGTGAATTAACTATCCGTGCGCGTAACCTATTGAACCGCTCTATGAGTGCTAACACAGTTCAAGAAGAGAAACGTAGCGTAGAGAAGTATGAGTTCAACGGTTGGATCCTAGATATCAATAGCCGCTCTCTAGTAAGCCCTGACGGCGAAGGCTACAAACTGCCTCGTTCTGAATTCCGCGCATTGCTGCACTTCTGTGAGAACCCTGGAAAAATCCAAACTCGCGCAGACTTACTGAAGAAAATGACAGGCCGTGAGCTAAAACCACACGATCGTACTGTTGATGTAACGATCCGTCGTATCCGTAAGCACTTCGAATCTATTTCAGGTACTCCTGAAATCATTGCAACGATTCACGGTGAAGGTTACCGTTTCTGTGGCGATCTAGAAGAATAGATTTCACTGAAAACAGAGTATCAAAAAAGGGATAATGCGAAAGCATCATCCCTTTTTTAGATCTGAGCCCTTAAAACGTAAGGCTTAGGTTTTAGGTTTTAGATCTTAAGCTTAGAGCTTAGGTCTTAGTAAATAGCGT
It encodes:
- a CDS encoding putative 4-hydroxy-4-methyl-2-oxoglutarate aldolase, which translates into the protein MKDITPDICDQYEDKVTLLNLPLQNFGQRDAFWGEIVTVRCYHDNSKVRDILDQNGKGKVLFVDGNGSCQKALLGDQLAIKAIENHWEGIIVYGAVRDVAMLSQMDLGIKALGSCPFKTEKRGAGDTQVTLTIQNQLIQPGDYIYSDWNGILTSKDLLSF
- the arcA gene encoding two-component system response regulator ArcA translates to MQTPQILIVEDEQVTRNTLKSIFEAEGYAVFEASDGEEMHQVLSDNQINLVIMDINLPGKNGLLLARELREQANVALMFLTGRDNEVDKILGLEIGADDYITKPFNPRELTIRARNLLNRSMSANTVQEEKRSVEKYEFNGWILDINSRSLVSPDGEGYKLPRSEFRALLHFCENPGKIQTRADLLKKMTGRELKPHDRTVDVTIRRIRKHFESISGTPEIIATIHGEGYRFCGDLEE